The following coding sequences lie in one Silene latifolia isolate original U9 population chromosome 5, ASM4854445v1, whole genome shotgun sequence genomic window:
- the LOC141654976 gene encoding uncharacterized protein LOC141654976: MSKRQNIESLDHLLRDLCDSNLIFGGKVVVFGGDFRQTLPILPRKSQREIVEASLFSSHLWPKLIKFSLTENLRAKDDPEFAQFLLALGQAVTYTSYDSMLDDTCAVYPAEFINKLNPGGMSPHKLVLKVNCPVILIRNLQPSFGLCNGTRLICKRFLPNTIECVIMTGQHKGDCVLIPRIKLRPAPSTNYPFQFQRNQFPLKLSFAMTVNKCQGQTLS; the protein is encoded by the exons ATGTCTAAGCGGCAAAATATTGAGTCTCTCGACCATCTACTTCGAGACTTATGTGACTCCAACCTAATTTTTGGGGGAAAAGTTGTTGTGTTCGGAGGGGATTTTCGGCAAACACTTCCAATTCTACCTCGGAAGTCACAGCGGGAAATAGTGGAAGCCAGTTTGTTCAGCTCACACCTCTGGCCTAAGCTAATTAAGTTTAGCCTTACTGAAAATCTCCGCGCTAAAGATGATCCTGAATTTGCACAATTCCTATTAGCACTGG GCCAGGCAGTAACTTACACAAGTTACGATTCAATGTTAGATGATACATGTGCAGTTTACCCTGCGGAGTTCATCAACAAATTGAATCCTGGTGGAATGAGTCCTCACAAACTTGTTCTTAAAGTAAATTGCCCTGTTATTCTTATACGGAACCTCCAACCATCATTTGGCTTATGTAATGGCACACGCCTGATATGCAAGCGTTTTTTGCCAAACACCATTGAATGTGTTATCATGACTGGCCAACACAAAGGGGACTGTGTGCTGATACCGCGAATCAAGCTACGCCCAGCACCTTCAACAAACTATCCGTTTCAATTCCAAAGGAACCAATTCCCATTAAAGCTGAGCTTTGCGATGACTGTTAACAAGTGTCAGGGCCAAACTTTAAGTTAG
- the LOC141654977 gene encoding uncharacterized protein LOC141654977, producing MYWPTSTPSSMPVMRRTRSRTTFLNTDHSGISNVPETPPPPRPKRQKRTQINRQARLPAAHVLNPLPTDKLKLPQGIICIKCNAVKIAYESSTFCCADGAIHLPTNAYPPALVRLYTSPDEDAVHFRKYSRMYNNLFAFSSFAGDYVASTQKGIYVFQLHGQIYHNVPTLLPNNGKPKYLQLYFYDGQHEALNRTGCFPEVRGDIVNTLIQITQNNPYARFFRALRELPIDDNTQIRIHRNTVLDQRVYNAPTSDEVAVIWTDSSSSSESSTPHITVTAKDNQTHRIMHYYGCYDPLQYPLLFPYGECGWVQGLRKITPQLTQGGVGAHNIIPSELNLTVADLLEDESNRLNQAYGPKDKVISCRRYYCYKLQNRPGNMLLRTGRSFQQYVVDMYVKIENTRLDYFRNNQETIRAELYQGIIDTVGTGENRAANIGKRVILPPTFLGGPRDMKKRYLNSMALVHRFGKPDLFVTMTCNANWPEIKNHLAPVKRLEIDQDLVARVFRAKLLALKKQIVDKQIFGEVAAYVYVVEFQKRGLPHVHFLIILKDGYRPKCP from the exons ATGTATTGGCCTACGTCCACCCCTTCATCTATGCCAGTTATGCGACGAACCAGATCTAGAACAACATTTCTAAACACCGACCACTCTGGAATCAG TAATGTACCTGAAACACCTCCGCCACCGCGTCCTAAACGACAAAAGAGGACCCAGATTAATCGTCAAGCAA GGTTACCTGCAGCCCACGTGCTTAACCCATTACCTACAGACAAGTTGAAACTCCCACAAGGTATTATTTGCATAAAATGCAACGCAGTAAAGATTGCATATGAATCGTCAACGTTCTGCTGTGCTGATGGAGCTATACACTTGCCTACAAATGCATACCCGCCTGCATTAGTGCGATTATACACCTCCCCGGATGAGGATGCGGTTCATTTCCGGAAGTACTCCAGAATGTACAACAACCTCTTTGCATTCAGCTCATTTGCTGGTGATTATGTAGCATCCACTCAGAAAGGTATTTACGTCTTTCAACTTCATGGCCAAATTTATCATAACGTACCCACACTGCTGCCCAATAATGGAAAACCAAAGTATCTACAACTATACTTCTATGATGGGCAGCATGAAGCGTTGAATCGTACCGGATGCTTCCCTGAGGTAAGGGGAGATATTGTAAACACGCTTATACAAATTACCCAGAACAATCCTTATGCACGCTTTTTCCGAGCCCTTAGAGAATTACCCATTGATGACAATACCCAAATCAGAATCCATAGAAATACTGTCCTAGACCAACGGGTGTATAATGCACCCACGTCTGATGAGGTAGCTGTTATTTGGACGGATAGTTCTTCGTCTAGCGAGTCTAGCACCCCACACATAACTGTAACTGCAAAGGATAATCAAACTCATCGAATAATGCACTACTATGGCTGCTATGATCCTTTGCAGTACCCATTACTTTTCCCTTATGGGGAATGTGGATGGGTGCAAGGCCTTCGAAAAATAACCCCACAGCTGACCCAAGGAGGAGTTGGTGCTCATAACATAATACCATCTGAACTTAACCTAACCGTTGCTGATTTGTTGGAAGATGAATCTAACC GTTTAAACCAGGCTTATGGTCCAAAGGACAAGGTCATTTCGTGCCGCCGATATTACTGCTACAAGTTGCAAAACCGTCCAGGAAACATGCTGCTTAGGACAGGCCGATCCTTCCAACAGTACGTGGTGGACATGTATGTTAAAATAGAAAATACCAGGCTAGATTATTTTCGGAACAATCAGGAAACTATAAGGGCTGAATTATACCAGGGGATAATTGATACTGTGGGAACTGGCGAGAATCGTGCAGCAAACATTGGCAAACGGGTAATCTTGCCACCAACCTTTTTAGGGGGCCCTCGGGATATGAAAAAAAGATATTTAAATTCAATGGCTCTTGTGCATAGGTTTGGGAAACCTGATCTGTTTGTCACCATGACGTGCAATGCGAACTGGCCTGAAATTAAGAATCACCTTGCCCCGGTGAAGAGGCTCGAAATAGACCAGGACTTAGTAGCAAGAGTATTCCGTGCTAAGCTTCTGGCGCTGAAGAAACAAATTGTGGATAAGCAAATCTTTGGAGAGGTGGCCGCGTACGTCTATGTGGTGGAATTTCAAAAGAGGGGGCTGCCCCATGTGCACTTTCTGATCATTTTAAAAGATGGTTATAGGCCGAAATGCCCGtga